In one Mycobacteroides chelonae genomic region, the following are encoded:
- a CDS encoding cytochrome c biogenesis CcdA family protein, producing MIDTAALTFALGAGLVAALNPCGFAFLPGYLGLVIAGSDGTASRLTAVARAATATVAMAAGFLTVFGIFGLVISPVVASAGRYMPFATVVIGVALVALSLWLLSGRELTVVLPGVSGGAPTASLLSMYGYGLTYAVASLSCTVGPFLAVISTTFKQGSIVSGVLAFVAYGAGMAATVGVAALAVALLGNSVQATMRKVLPYVGRIAGVIVLLTGLYVAYYGYYEIRLNFGDGSADDPVINAASEVQTWLVSVVDETGVWPLLGGIALIVVVAAASSYAVRRRR from the coding sequence GTGATTGATACCGCAGCACTGACTTTCGCGCTGGGGGCGGGGCTGGTGGCCGCGCTCAATCCATGCGGCTTCGCTTTTCTCCCGGGTTATCTCGGGCTGGTGATCGCCGGTAGTGACGGCACCGCATCGAGGCTGACCGCTGTGGCGCGGGCAGCGACCGCGACGGTGGCGATGGCCGCCGGTTTCCTGACGGTGTTCGGGATTTTCGGGCTGGTGATCTCGCCGGTGGTCGCCTCGGCGGGTCGCTACATGCCCTTCGCCACCGTGGTGATCGGTGTCGCGCTGGTAGCGCTGTCCCTCTGGCTGCTGTCCGGGCGTGAGCTCACCGTCGTGCTGCCCGGGGTTTCCGGCGGGGCGCCAACGGCCTCGCTGCTGTCCATGTACGGCTACGGGCTGACCTACGCGGTGGCATCGCTGTCCTGCACGGTCGGCCCGTTTCTGGCGGTCATCAGCACCACCTTCAAACAGGGGTCCATCGTCTCGGGGGTGCTGGCCTTCGTCGCGTACGGGGCGGGGATGGCCGCGACCGTCGGCGTCGCGGCATTAGCCGTTGCGCTGCTGGGAAATTCGGTGCAGGCCACCATGCGGAAGGTCTTGCCGTATGTGGGCCGCATCGCAGGGGTGATCGTGCTGCTGACCGGGCTGTACGTCGCCTACTACGGCTATTACGAGATTCGGCTGAACTTCGGCGACGGGAGCGCCGACGACCCGGTGATCAACGCGGCAAGCGAGGTGCAGACCTGGCTGGTGAGCGTGGTGGACGAGACCGGCGTGTGGCCACTGCTGGGCGGCATCGCGTTGATTGTGGTTGTCGCGGCGGCGAGTTCGTACGCCGTGCGCAGACGGCGCTGA
- a CDS encoding redoxin domain-containing protein → MISRVAVSAIAVLALGIGLTGCSGADKNDTSTAGSSSSQSSRLLNFSAKTIDGADFAGSSLTGKKAVLWFWAPWCPTCQKEAPDLQRAATAHPDVTFVGVAAQDQVSAMRDFVTKYGLTFVQLADTDAAVWALYDVTHQPAFAFLGSDGNAQVVKSPLSGPELDKRIGQLH, encoded by the coding sequence GTGATATCACGCGTTGCGGTTTCGGCTATCGCGGTGCTGGCTCTGGGTATCGGGCTGACCGGTTGCTCCGGGGCCGACAAGAACGACACCTCCACGGCTGGCTCGTCGTCGTCGCAGTCCTCGCGGTTGCTGAACTTCAGCGCCAAGACCATCGATGGTGCCGACTTCGCGGGCAGCAGTCTGACCGGTAAGAAGGCGGTGCTGTGGTTTTGGGCGCCGTGGTGCCCGACCTGTCAGAAGGAAGCGCCCGATCTGCAGCGGGCGGCCACTGCGCATCCGGATGTCACCTTTGTGGGGGTGGCGGCGCAGGACCAGGTGTCCGCGATGCGGGACTTCGTGACCAAGTACGGCCTCACCTTTGTTCAGCTGGCCGATACCGATGCCGCGGTGTGGGCGCTGTATGACGTCACCCATCAGCCGGCTTTCGCGTTCCTGGGATCTGACGGCAATGCCCAGGTGGTCAAGAGCCCGCTGTCGGGACCAGAACTCGACAAGAGAATCGGGCAGCTGCATTGA
- a CDS encoding LLM class F420-dependent oxidoreductase produces the protein MDFRVFVEPQQGATYSDQLRVAQAAEELGFSAFFRSDHYLAMGGADGLPGPTDTWVTLGAIARETTSIRLGTLVTSATFRHPGPLAITVAQVDEMSSGRVDLGLGAGWFSEEHEAYAIPFPPLGERFDRLEEQLDILTGLWSTPTSDTYSYAGTHYTVTNSPALPKPVQEPHPPIVIGGLGAKRTPALAARFAAEFNVPFQPVDVVTGQYARVAQAVEAAGRPADSMIYSAAFALCVGDTDADIARRAANARREVDEITENSPLAGTPDAVADKLGTYIDAGVQRVYAQLLDIRDLDHLEFFASTVIPQFG, from the coding sequence ATGGACTTCCGGGTATTCGTTGAACCGCAGCAGGGCGCCACCTACTCCGATCAGCTGCGGGTGGCACAGGCCGCCGAAGAACTGGGATTCTCCGCGTTCTTCCGGTCCGATCACTACCTGGCGATGGGTGGTGCCGACGGGCTGCCCGGCCCCACTGACACATGGGTGACACTGGGAGCGATCGCCCGGGAGACCACCAGCATCCGGCTGGGCACCCTGGTCACCTCGGCTACCTTCCGCCATCCGGGACCGCTTGCCATCACTGTTGCACAGGTAGACGAGATGAGCAGCGGCAGAGTAGATCTCGGCCTGGGCGCCGGGTGGTTCAGCGAGGAGCACGAGGCCTACGCCATTCCCTTCCCGCCGCTGGGCGAGCGGTTCGATCGTCTGGAAGAGCAGCTCGACATCCTCACCGGCCTGTGGTCCACACCCACCAGCGACACCTACTCCTATGCGGGCACGCACTACACGGTGACCAACTCCCCCGCGCTGCCCAAACCTGTGCAGGAGCCGCATCCGCCGATCGTGATCGGCGGGCTCGGCGCCAAGCGCACTCCGGCACTCGCCGCCCGTTTTGCCGCCGAGTTCAACGTGCCGTTTCAGCCCGTCGATGTCGTCACCGGCCAGTACGCACGAGTGGCGCAAGCGGTCGAAGCCGCTGGGCGGCCGGCAGATTCGATGATCTACTCGGCGGCCTTCGCGTTGTGCGTCGGCGATACGGATGCCGATATCGCGCGCCGCGCGGCCAATGCCCGCCGCGAGGTAGACGAGATCACCGAGAACAGCCCGCTCGCGGGCACTCCCGACGCGGTGGCGGACAAGCTGGGCACCTACATCGACGCCGGGGTCCAGCGGGTCTACGCCCAACTACTCGACATACGGGATCTGGATCACCTGGAGTTCTTCGCTTCGACGGTAATCCCGCAGTTCGGCTGA
- a CDS encoding dynamin family protein, whose translation MSTIERARAIIGEAMRAYQGDSRYARIAEPHDELSRIAARLDEPIRVAIAGTLNAGKSTLVNALVGEDIAPTDATEATRIVAWFRHGAAPQVTANLFSGVRQDIPIRRDGGLSFELDRLDPASVADLDVHWPAPELNEITLIDTPGTSSLSTEVSERSLALLVPEDGVPRVDAVIFLLRSLNAADIGLLTQIGKLVGGERGGAVGVIGVVSRADEIGVGRLDAMLSAREVSARFAGEMERTGICQAVVPVAGLLALTARTLRQAEFIALQKLAEVDPQVLAKALLSVDRFVREDDSLPIDPQTRAALLHRFGMFGIRIAVAVIRVAGTSEITATGLAEELLERSGLVELHNIIANQFGQRAGILKSHTALLSARQVLTSYPVQGGRPVIDDIDPLLADTHAFDELRLLAELSSRTTTLTEHETVLIRRLLGASGTEPAARLGLDETRPDPRRAALDAVGRWRARAAYPLNDPFTSRLCLAAARSAEGILTQLSAHERPAY comes from the coding sequence ATGAGTACCATTGAGCGGGCCCGTGCCATCATCGGTGAGGCCATGCGCGCCTACCAGGGTGATTCGCGGTACGCGCGGATCGCGGAGCCACACGACGAGCTGAGCCGTATTGCTGCCCGGCTCGACGAACCGATCCGGGTGGCCATCGCCGGAACTCTCAATGCCGGCAAGTCAACACTGGTCAATGCACTTGTCGGAGAAGACATTGCACCCACGGATGCCACCGAGGCCACCCGGATCGTGGCGTGGTTTCGTCATGGCGCCGCTCCGCAAGTCACGGCCAATCTGTTCAGCGGCGTACGCCAGGACATCCCGATCCGTCGTGACGGCGGCCTTTCCTTCGAACTCGACCGGCTGGACCCGGCCTCGGTGGCAGACCTCGACGTTCACTGGCCCGCACCGGAATTGAATGAGATCACCCTGATAGACACCCCAGGGACTTCGTCGCTGTCCACCGAGGTCTCAGAGCGCAGTCTCGCGCTGCTGGTGCCCGAGGACGGAGTGCCCCGGGTGGATGCGGTGATCTTCCTGCTGCGCAGCCTGAACGCCGCCGATATCGGCCTGCTCACCCAGATCGGCAAGCTTGTCGGCGGCGAGCGTGGGGGAGCTGTCGGGGTGATTGGCGTCGTATCGCGTGCCGACGAGATCGGGGTGGGCCGCCTCGACGCGATGCTGTCCGCGCGTGAGGTGTCCGCCCGGTTCGCCGGCGAGATGGAACGCACCGGGATCTGTCAGGCCGTGGTGCCGGTCGCCGGGCTGCTGGCGCTGACCGCCCGCACACTGCGGCAAGCGGAGTTCATCGCACTGCAGAAACTCGCGGAAGTGGATCCGCAGGTGCTGGCCAAGGCGCTGCTGTCTGTGGATAGGTTTGTGCGCGAAGATGATTCGCTTCCGATTGACCCACAGACCCGGGCCGCACTGCTACATCGATTCGGGATGTTCGGTATCCGGATCGCGGTGGCCGTCATCCGGGTCGCGGGCACCTCCGAGATCACCGCCACCGGGCTGGCCGAGGAGCTCCTCGAACGCAGTGGACTGGTGGAACTGCACAACATCATCGCCAACCAATTCGGTCAGCGCGCGGGCATCCTGAAATCTCATACCGCGCTGCTCTCGGCCCGTCAGGTGCTGACGTCCTACCCGGTCCAGGGCGGCCGCCCGGTGATCGACGACATCGACCCCCTGCTCGCTGACACTCACGCCTTCGATGAGCTACGGCTGTTGGCAGAGTTGTCCTCCCGAACCACCACGCTCACCGAACACGAGACGGTGCTCATCCGCAGACTGCTGGGAGCCTCCGGCACGGAACCGGCCGCCCGCCTGGGTCTGGACGAGACTCGCCCGGATCCGCGGCGTGCCGCCCTGGATGCGGTGGGACGCTGGCGCGCGCGGGCCGCGTATCCACTCAACGATCCGTTCACCAGCCGTCTGTGCTTAGCGGCTGCCCGCAGTGCCGAAGGCATACTCACCCAGTTGTCTGCGCACGAGCGCCCGGCATACTGA
- a CDS encoding dynamin family protein produces MSDTAQDGQQQLALVNELLGHVRKIAGENDRGDLIDRLDRVDSLLVDRPLRVVVAGQLKQGKSQLVNSLLNMPVARVGDDETTSVTTVISYGEQPSAALVVAPAEQYDGGGLAGEPEIIPIPVADIGKDLKRAPQAQGREVLRVEIKVASPMLKSGLCLVDTPGVGGFGQPHLSSTLGLLPDADVMLMVSDLSSEFTEPELVFIQQALDLCPVAAIVNTKTDLYPHWREVVAANSAHLHQAKITVPAITVSSALRSHALQLNDKELNAESNFPALVTFLSNAIADHQASSRQQAVAEIGSASEHLTLTLDAELSALQDPQSRDELTSDLERRKREAEEALAHTALWQQVLGDGITDVSTDVEHDLQSRFRRILQRTEEVIDRTDPTKNWAEVGAKLEQAVANSVGNNFVWAHQRAMHLAAQVAETFATAGMDSVKMPRLRASEMGADLSDLKSLSKLEAKPIKLGHKAITGLRGSYGGVIMFGMLTTVAGLGMFNLISLGAGAMLGKKTYNEDMENRMLRIRGEAKTNVRRFLDDVSFVVLKESRDRLRLVQRQLRDHFRDIANQTTRSLNESLQAAIASARLEAEDRDARTREVERQLHILRQVNTHIDGLEGLRPSA; encoded by the coding sequence GTGTCGGACACCGCGCAGGACGGCCAGCAGCAGCTGGCGCTCGTCAACGAGCTGCTGGGGCATGTGCGCAAGATCGCGGGCGAGAACGATCGGGGCGATCTGATCGACCGCCTGGACCGGGTGGACAGCCTTCTGGTGGACCGTCCGCTGCGCGTGGTGGTGGCAGGACAGCTCAAGCAGGGCAAGAGTCAGCTGGTGAACTCGCTACTCAACATGCCGGTCGCGCGTGTGGGCGATGACGAAACCACTTCGGTGACAACCGTTATCAGCTACGGCGAGCAGCCCTCGGCCGCCCTGGTGGTGGCCCCTGCCGAGCAATATGACGGCGGGGGACTGGCCGGGGAACCCGAGATCATCCCGATTCCGGTGGCCGATATCGGCAAGGACCTCAAGCGTGCACCGCAGGCACAGGGCCGCGAGGTGCTGCGGGTGGAAATAAAGGTTGCCAGCCCGATGCTCAAAAGTGGTCTGTGCCTGGTGGATACGCCCGGCGTCGGCGGGTTCGGTCAGCCGCACTTGTCGAGCACCCTCGGGCTGCTGCCGGACGCCGATGTCATGCTCATGGTGAGCGATCTCAGTTCCGAATTCACCGAACCCGAACTGGTTTTCATTCAGCAGGCACTCGACCTGTGCCCCGTCGCGGCCATCGTCAACACCAAGACGGACCTGTACCCGCACTGGCGCGAGGTGGTGGCTGCCAACTCCGCCCATCTACACCAGGCCAAGATCACCGTGCCCGCTATCACGGTGTCGTCGGCGCTGCGTTCGCACGCGTTGCAGCTCAACGACAAGGAACTCAATGCGGAGTCCAACTTCCCCGCATTGGTGACATTCCTCAGCAATGCCATCGCGGACCATCAGGCCAGCTCGCGACAGCAGGCGGTCGCCGAGATCGGTTCGGCATCGGAGCATCTCACGCTCACCCTGGACGCCGAGCTCAGCGCTCTGCAGGATCCGCAGAGCCGCGACGAGCTCACCTCAGACCTGGAACGCCGTAAGCGTGAGGCCGAGGAGGCGCTGGCTCATACCGCACTGTGGCAGCAGGTTCTCGGTGATGGCATCACCGATGTGTCAACCGATGTCGAGCACGATCTGCAATCACGATTCCGGCGGATCCTGCAGCGGACCGAAGAGGTGATCGACCGCACCGATCCCACCAAGAACTGGGCCGAGGTCGGCGCCAAACTCGAGCAGGCCGTGGCCAACTCGGTGGGAAACAACTTCGTCTGGGCACATCAGCGGGCGATGCACCTGGCCGCTCAGGTGGCCGAGACGTTCGCCACCGCCGGCATGGACTCGGTGAAGATGCCCCGGCTGCGGGCCAGCGAGATGGGCGCGGATCTGAGTGACCTGAAGTCGCTGTCGAAGCTGGAAGCCAAGCCGATCAAGTTGGGGCACAAGGCCATCACCGGGCTGCGTGGTTCCTACGGCGGTGTCATCATGTTCGGCATGCTGACCACCGTCGCAGGGCTCGGGATGTTCAACCTGATCTCGTTGGGGGCCGGTGCGATGCTGGGAAAGAAGACCTACAACGAAGACATGGAGAACCGGATGCTGCGCATCCGGGGTGAGGCCAAGACGAACGTCCGCCGCTTCCTCGACGACGTGTCCTTCGTGGTGCTCAAAGAATCACGCGACCGGCTGCGTCTGGTGCAGCGCCAGCTCCGGGATCATTTCCGCGATATCGCCAACCAGACCACGCGCTCGCTCAACGAATCGCTACAGGCGGCCATCGCATCGGCGCGGCTGGAGGCCGAGGATCGCGATGCGCGCACCCGTGAGGTGGAGCGCCAATTGCATATCCTGCGCCAGGTCAACACGCATATCGACGGACTGGAAGGGCTGCGTCCGTCCGCATGA
- a CDS encoding IniB N-terminal domain-containing protein: MSIIDFILNLFRDPVQAASYVADPQTSLANAGLSAVTAAQVGAVMPVVAESVASNYGYQSQWVNTGNPMNDLSGNLQNYYAAQPDAPSILSPSLLSPRDNFSPRNNDFMSHNDTEFASHNPIASGNQVMSPSGNVDSFNRGPLLDLSFGDLQFGNRDTNAIGDGAVAVGGSNSGPIASGKGSTAVNGDVRDSNIINADHGSKVGVDQSQTRVGGDYTNVSGHGSAGIDKSVTVVDDHSQRNTTNINDSFNTDRSTNIGSGNTTHTDIASHNQVKTQTDIGSHNQTSTSTNTDIASHNKVNTDIASNNQAHTGTSLSNSHTNAINDSLNTSHSASSSTAVSNSHSSAINDSLSSPLNASHSSSMNESFNSSLGSHGAAGTGFEAQAQAQGHASAADHTTLPGTEHH; encoded by the coding sequence ATGTCCATCATCGACTTCATCCTCAACCTCTTCCGCGACCCCGTGCAGGCCGCAAGCTACGTCGCCGACCCGCAGACCTCGCTGGCCAACGCCGGGCTGTCGGCCGTCACCGCCGCACAGGTGGGTGCGGTCATGCCGGTCGTCGCCGAATCGGTGGCCTCCAACTACGGCTACCAGTCGCAGTGGGTCAACACCGGCAACCCGATGAACGACCTGTCGGGCAACCTGCAGAACTACTACGCCGCACAGCCCGATGCCCCGAGCATCCTGTCGCCGTCTCTGCTGAGCCCCCGGGACAACTTCAGCCCCCGCAACAACGACTTCATGAGCCACAACGACACCGAGTTCGCGAGCCACAACCCGATCGCGAGCGGTAACCAGGTCATGAGCCCGAGCGGCAACGTCGACAGCTTCAACCGTGGCCCGCTGCTGGACCTGAGCTTCGGCGACCTGCAGTTCGGTAACCGCGACACCAACGCCATCGGCGACGGTGCGGTGGCCGTGGGCGGAAGCAACTCCGGACCCATCGCCTCCGGCAAGGGATCTACCGCGGTCAACGGCGATGTGCGCGATAGCAACATCATCAACGCCGACCACGGCAGCAAGGTCGGTGTCGACCAGAGCCAGACTCGGGTCGGCGGCGATTACACCAACGTCAGCGGGCACGGCTCGGCCGGTATCGACAAGAGCGTGACCGTCGTGGACGACCACTCGCAGCGCAACACCACCAACATCAACGATTCGTTCAACACCGATCGCTCGACGAACATCGGCTCGGGTAACACCACCCACACCGACATCGCCTCGCACAACCAGGTGAAGACACAGACCGATATCGGCTCGCACAACCAGACGAGCACCAGCACCAACACCGATATCGCGTCGCACAACAAGGTGAACACCGACATCGCGTCTAACAACCAGGCGCACACCGGCACCTCGCTGAGCAACTCGCACACCAACGCGATCAACGACTCGCTGAACACCTCGCACTCCGCATCCAGCAGCACCGCGGTGAGCAACTCGCACAGCAGCGCCATCAACGATTCGCTGAGCAGCCCGCTCAACGCTTCGCACAGCTCCTCGATGAACGAGTCGTTCAACTCCTCGTTGGGCTCGCATGGCGCGGCCGGTACCGGATTCGAGGCCCAGGCACAGGCCCAGGGTCACGCGTCGGCCGCCGACCACACCACCCTTCCGGGAACCGAGCACCACTAG
- a CDS encoding DsbA family protein codes for MRRSENRQRDIWIAGALGVVIVVLATYLFFDHSGKSTASVGSPAATAHHNSLARLHTNDPMALGPIDAPVVLVVYSDYRCPFCAKFSRDTEPQLVERYVNTGKLRIEWRDLPIFGAQSVQAAKAGRAAAEQGRFWEFNRTVYRHAPDRGHAELTDEVLLERAREAGVPDLPRFQAAVAGDRLLPAVQQDIQEAVAIGASSTPVFVINDQPVVGAQPLDVFVSVIEQAQR; via the coding sequence GTGCGGCGAAGCGAGAACCGTCAGCGTGATATTTGGATCGCCGGGGCCCTGGGCGTCGTCATCGTCGTGCTGGCCACGTACCTGTTCTTCGATCACAGCGGCAAGAGCACCGCATCGGTCGGCTCACCGGCGGCCACCGCCCACCACAACAGCCTGGCCCGGCTGCACACGAATGATCCGATGGCACTCGGCCCAATCGATGCGCCGGTAGTGCTGGTCGTCTACTCGGATTACCGCTGCCCTTTCTGCGCAAAGTTCAGCCGGGATACCGAGCCGCAACTCGTCGAGCGGTACGTCAACACCGGGAAGCTGCGCATCGAATGGCGTGATCTCCCGATCTTCGGGGCGCAATCGGTGCAGGCCGCCAAGGCCGGTAGAGCAGCAGCGGAACAAGGCAGGTTCTGGGAGTTCAACCGGACCGTGTATCGGCATGCACCGGATCGCGGCCACGCCGAGCTGACTGACGAGGTCCTCCTCGAACGAGCTCGCGAAGCTGGGGTCCCGGATCTGCCGCGATTCCAGGCAGCGGTCGCGGGCGATCGGCTACTGCCTGCCGTACAGCAAGATATTCAGGAAGCTGTTGCGATCGGTGCGTCTTCGACGCCCGTCTTCGTGATCAATGACCAGCCGGTGGTGGGCGCGCAGCCCTTGGATGTCTTCGTATCGGTCATCGAGCAGGCTCAGCGGTGA
- a CDS encoding cytochrome c biogenesis CcdA family protein produces the protein MIDVGVLGALLGGVLALVSPCSAMLLPSFFAYSFDRAGLLLRRTGLFYLGMLTVLVPLGAGVGAIGALLTEYRSQVTTVGGLLMIALGVAIIAGFGFRVGPAARVAARLDLSSGLSVLMLGTVYALAGFCSGPILGSVLTVAAIGSSPVYGALLMALYSLGMAAPLFVLAFAWGRLRLADRRWVRGTEIRIGRLRTHSTNLISGGMFIVIGIFFVATDGTAALGGITGSDTQFDMQARLQDLTSHLPNAAVALGIACAAFAVVLMRLLYPRTAAARGARDQSDRTREDTDDRT, from the coding sequence GTGATCGATGTCGGGGTCCTCGGTGCCCTGCTCGGTGGTGTGCTGGCGTTGGTCAGCCCGTGCTCGGCGATGCTCCTGCCGTCGTTCTTCGCATACTCCTTTGACCGAGCCGGCCTGCTGCTGCGCAGGACCGGGCTCTTCTACCTGGGCATGCTCACCGTGCTGGTGCCTTTAGGTGCGGGCGTGGGCGCGATCGGCGCGCTACTTACCGAATACCGTTCCCAGGTGACAACGGTGGGAGGCCTGCTGATGATCGCGCTCGGTGTGGCGATCATCGCCGGGTTCGGTTTCCGCGTCGGCCCGGCGGCGCGGGTGGCGGCTCGCCTCGACCTGTCCTCGGGCCTGTCGGTCCTGATGCTCGGCACCGTGTACGCGCTCGCGGGATTCTGCTCCGGGCCGATACTCGGGAGTGTGTTGACGGTGGCCGCCATCGGCTCCAGCCCGGTCTATGGCGCTTTACTCATGGCGCTGTACTCACTGGGCATGGCGGCGCCCTTGTTCGTACTGGCATTCGCCTGGGGACGGTTGAGGCTGGCTGACCGACGGTGGGTGCGGGGAACCGAGATCCGGATCGGACGGCTGCGAACCCATTCCACAAACCTCATCTCCGGTGGGATGTTCATCGTGATCGGCATATTCTTTGTGGCCACCGACGGGACGGCTGCACTCGGCGGGATCACCGGCAGCGATACTCAATTCGACATGCAAGCGAGGCTGCAGGACCTGACCTCGCACCTGCCGAACGCGGCCGTCGCGCTCGGGATCGCCTGCGCCGCATTCGCAGTAGTTCTGATGCGTCTGCTGTATCCCCGCACCGCTGCGGCGCGCGGCGCCCGAGACCAAAGTGACAGAACGAGAGAGGACACCGATGACCGCACCTAG
- a CDS encoding BlaI/MecI/CopY family transcriptional regulator, producing the protein MRDMFGLGERESTIMEVLWSAAEPVTVRDVLDRLERPLAYTTVMTVLDNLHNKGHVTREKVGRAFRYRAAQTREAAAAQMVREVLAASGDAEGVLLHFAGSASPEEFTVLRRILRRGGLT; encoded by the coding sequence GTGCGTGACATGTTCGGCCTCGGCGAGCGGGAGTCGACGATCATGGAGGTGCTGTGGTCCGCGGCCGAACCGGTGACTGTCCGTGATGTCCTGGATCGACTGGAGCGCCCCTTGGCGTACACGACAGTCATGACGGTCCTCGACAACCTGCACAACAAAGGGCACGTCACTCGCGAAAAGGTCGGGCGGGCGTTTCGCTACCGGGCGGCGCAAACGCGCGAAGCCGCGGCCGCACAGATGGTCCGGGAAGTCCTGGCCGCGAGCGGCGATGCCGAAGGGGTGCTCTTGCACTTCGCCGGATCTGCCTCCCCCGAGGAATTTACGGTGCTGCGCAGAATCCTCCGCCGGGGCGGCCTGACATGA
- a CDS encoding M56 family metallopeptidase codes for MTVALVLMASAALIGVAGPACLRPTVRPTLLPAAALAAWLGALMAFLVLTALSAMLLLFPHILDTRGVTTLVGGCLSGTIPHSSFGTLVQLAISLLPLTILARVAFVAVRGLRAARRHRARHFWMLRAATCRSGQVHWIDDPRPIAYSLGGARGAVVATHGIRSLGEKQCAAVIEHELAHIRGRHHVAVLCADIAAAALPILPLMRRAPGMVRLMVELAADDAAARAHGPRTVHAALLAMSKSGMAMRGALNMSSESVAVRLIWLRAQGPTCRASIGRCRLMLGFALLPTALAGAVLVALFRAYCTF; via the coding sequence ATGACCGTCGCCCTGGTGTTGATGGCAAGTGCGGCCCTCATTGGTGTCGCCGGACCGGCATGTCTGCGGCCGACCGTGCGTCCCACACTGCTGCCGGCCGCAGCGCTGGCCGCGTGGCTCGGAGCGCTGATGGCCTTCCTCGTACTCACGGCGTTGTCCGCGATGCTGCTGCTCTTTCCTCACATACTGGACACCCGCGGTGTCACGACGCTGGTGGGCGGATGTCTGAGCGGAACCATCCCGCACTCATCCTTCGGAACCCTTGTTCAGCTTGCGATCTCGCTACTGCCGCTGACCATCCTGGCTCGGGTCGCGTTTGTGGCCGTTCGGGGCCTGCGCGCTGCGCGCCGGCACCGCGCCCGCCACTTCTGGATGCTGCGGGCGGCGACGTGCCGCTCCGGGCAAGTCCATTGGATCGATGACCCCCGGCCGATCGCCTACAGCCTCGGGGGTGCTCGCGGGGCAGTGGTCGCCACTCACGGCATCCGCAGCCTCGGCGAAAAGCAGTGCGCGGCAGTGATCGAGCATGAATTGGCACACATTCGCGGCAGGCACCACGTGGCTGTGTTGTGTGCCGATATCGCGGCAGCGGCACTGCCGATACTGCCGTTGATGCGCCGTGCGCCGGGAATGGTGCGGCTGATGGTGGAGCTGGCAGCCGACGATGCGGCAGCGCGGGCCCACGGGCCGCGGACCGTGCACGCCGCGCTGCTGGCCATGAGCAAGTCGGGCATGGCCATGCGTGGCGCACTGAACATGTCCAGCGAATCGGTGGCGGTGCGACTCATCTGGCTGCGAGCCCAGGGACCCACCTGCCGTGCGTCGATAGGACGCTGCCGACTGATGCTCGGCTTCGCATTACTTCCCACGGCCCTTGCCGGCGCGGTGTTGGTGGCGCTGTTCAGGGCGTACTGCACGTTCTAA
- a CDS encoding DoxX family protein, which produces MNIQRAGQIARWAIPTGARLVFGVIFLLEGTQKIFGWWSGSPTGSGHPEPFLNWPYWWAGVFELALGVLLTVGLWTRVSAVLAAGMMAYAYFFEHLPVHWEPMQNGGAFAATFCWGFLLLALVADDTRLSLDRVRARRAQR; this is translated from the coding sequence ATGAACATTCAGCGCGCCGGTCAGATCGCGCGTTGGGCCATTCCCACCGGCGCCCGCCTGGTGTTCGGCGTCATCTTCCTGTTGGAGGGGACCCAGAAGATCTTCGGCTGGTGGAGCGGATCACCTACCGGTTCCGGACATCCCGAGCCATTCCTCAACTGGCCGTACTGGTGGGCAGGCGTGTTCGAGCTCGCCCTCGGCGTCCTGCTGACGGTGGGATTGTGGACACGAGTGTCCGCGGTTCTCGCGGCGGGAATGATGGCGTACGCATACTTCTTCGAACACCTGCCGGTGCACTGGGAACCCATGCAAAACGGTGGAGCCTTCGCGGCCACATTCTGCTGGGGGTTCCTGCTCCTGGCCCTCGTGGCAGATGACACCCGGCTATCGCTCGACCGTGTGCGCGCCCGGCGCGCTCAGCGTTAG